The following proteins are encoded in a genomic region of Zea mays cultivar B73 chromosome 9, Zm-B73-REFERENCE-NAM-5.0, whole genome shotgun sequence:
- the LOC103639088 gene encoding uncharacterized protein isoform X1, translated as MWGSSEMKHDLGSFSSKVSSAESRFIQTCEGSSEFPDVNNTSVDSPCWKGTPASYQCSFGIMENNGVPPVAIRTAGYINSHKNQKPPELGSGYPWRFCEHQVALSSEIDPFKVFKLPERCKISKDHKEVPPIDVKVLNDMTTHACCLPDKQHSATQKCYDSREDSQNVITSSQRESLCPASKPKLLGEHGGNLIASINELMNKIVEKEESTHTRGEDPSQCYPGVEGNMMNMASESSSSTRAIFLKLMHNLSVVLLLTCKGGSLLHEDEEDLLQSVIQNLTAASSKRSKYITAGSLTNHQEDKMLDNTKVSQASIYRNLWIEAEASACKLKYELQHAHLGLRQQKASMSQ; from the exons ATGTGGGGATCTTCTGAAATGAAACATGATCTAGGAAGTTTTAGTTCCAAGGTTTCTTCGGCTGAGTCTAGATTTATTCAGACTTGTGAAGGTTCATCTGAGTTTCCTGATGTCAATAACACTAGTGTTGATTCGCCTTGTTGGAAGGGCACACCAGCCTCGTACCAGTGTTCGTTTGGGATTATGGAAAATAACGGTGTTCCTCCTGTGGCGATAAGAACAGCAGGCTACATCAATTCACATAAAAACCAGAAGCCCCCTGAGTTGGGTTCTGGGTATCCATGGCGATTCTGTGAACACCAAGTAGCATTGAGTTCTGAGATTGACCCTTTTAAGGTGTTCAAGTTGCCCGAAAGATGTAAAATCTCCAAAGATCATAAAGAAGTTCCACCAATTGATGTCAAGGTTCTTAATGACATGACTACTCATGCTTGTTGTTTGCCTGACAAACAGCATTCCGCAACACAGAAATGCTATGATTCTAGAGAAGATTCTCAGAATGTGATAACTTCAAGTCAACGGGAAAGTTTGTGTCCTGCCAGCAAGCCAAAACTTTTAGGTGAACATGGTGGCAACCTTATAGCAAGCATAAATGAACTAATGAATAAAA TTGTGGAGAAGGAAGAAAGCACTCACACAAGAGGTGAAGACCCTTCTCAATGTTATCCAGGTGTTGAGGGGAATATGATGAATATGGCTTCTGAATCCAGCTCTAGCACTCGGGCAATATTTCTGAAACTAATGCACAACCTATCAGTAGTGCTTCTATTGACATGCAAGGGTGGTTCTTTGTTGCACGAAGATGAAGAGGACCTTCTGCAATCAGTGATTCAAAATCTTACAGCTGCCAGTTCCAAAAGAAGCAAG TATATCACTGCGGGTAGCCTTACTAATCACCAGGAGGATAAGATGCTTGACAACACTAAAGTTTCTCAAGCGTCAATCTATAGAAACTTGTGGATTGAAGCAGAAGCTTCAGCTTGTAAACTCAAATATGAGCTTCAACATGCTCACCTGGGCTTGAGACAGCAAAAGGCCTCAATGTCACAGTAG
- the LOC103639088 gene encoding uncharacterized protein isoform X2 gives MWGSSEMKHDLGSFSSKVSSAESRFIQTCEGSSEFPDVNNTSVDSPCWKGTPASYQCSFGIMENNGVPPVAIRTAGYINSHKNQKPPELGSGYPWRFCEHQVALSSEIDPFKVFKLPERCKISKDHKEVPPIDVKVLNDMTTHACCLPDKQHSATQKCYDSREDSQNVITSSQRESLCPASKPKLLVVEKEESTHTRGEDPSQCYPGVEGNMMNMASESSSSTRAIFLKLMHNLSVVLLLTCKGGSLLHEDEEDLLQSVIQNLTAASSKRSKYITAGSLTNHQEDKMLDNTKVSQASIYRNLWIEAEASACKLKYELQHAHLGLRQQKASMSQ, from the exons ATGTGGGGATCTTCTGAAATGAAACATGATCTAGGAAGTTTTAGTTCCAAGGTTTCTTCGGCTGAGTCTAGATTTATTCAGACTTGTGAAGGTTCATCTGAGTTTCCTGATGTCAATAACACTAGTGTTGATTCGCCTTGTTGGAAGGGCACACCAGCCTCGTACCAGTGTTCGTTTGGGATTATGGAAAATAACGGTGTTCCTCCTGTGGCGATAAGAACAGCAGGCTACATCAATTCACATAAAAACCAGAAGCCCCCTGAGTTGGGTTCTGGGTATCCATGGCGATTCTGTGAACACCAAGTAGCATTGAGTTCTGAGATTGACCCTTTTAAGGTGTTCAAGTTGCCCGAAAGATGTAAAATCTCCAAAGATCATAAAGAAGTTCCACCAATTGATGTCAAGGTTCTTAATGACATGACTACTCATGCTTGTTGTTTGCCTGACAAACAGCATTCCGCAACACAGAAATGCTATGATTCTAGAGAAGATTCTCAGAATGTGATAACTTCAAGTCAACGGGAAAGTTTGTGTCCTGCCAGCAAGCCAAAACTTTTAG TTGTGGAGAAGGAAGAAAGCACTCACACAAGAGGTGAAGACCCTTCTCAATGTTATCCAGGTGTTGAGGGGAATATGATGAATATGGCTTCTGAATCCAGCTCTAGCACTCGGGCAATATTTCTGAAACTAATGCACAACCTATCAGTAGTGCTTCTATTGACATGCAAGGGTGGTTCTTTGTTGCACGAAGATGAAGAGGACCTTCTGCAATCAGTGATTCAAAATCTTACAGCTGCCAGTTCCAAAAGAAGCAAG TATATCACTGCGGGTAGCCTTACTAATCACCAGGAGGATAAGATGCTTGACAACACTAAAGTTTCTCAAGCGTCAATCTATAGAAACTTGTGGATTGAAGCAGAAGCTTCAGCTTGTAAACTCAAATATGAGCTTCAACATGCTCACCTGGGCTTGAGACAGCAAAAGGCCTCAATGTCACAGTAG